The DNA sequence CCGCGCCGCGCCTTCACTTCCACGAACGCCACCTCGTCGCCGCGCTGCACAACGAGATCGATGTCGCGATGCCCGCTGCGAAAGCGATGCGCCACGACCGCCCAGCCATCGCGACGCAACCACTTCGCCGCGATCCGCTCTCCGAGGAGCCCGAGTGCCTGTCGCTGTTTCGTCATGGCGGCCACGATAGCCAGGATCGTGGCGGCGTGTGTCATCGAACGAACGCGGGCGGGGCTTTTTGGACGAGAGGCGTA is a window from the Gemmatimonadaceae bacterium genome containing:
- a CDS encoding YraN family protein, with protein sequence MTHAATILAIVAAMTKQRQALGLLGERIAAKWLRRDGWAVVAHRFRSGHRDIDLVVQRGDEVAFVEVKARRGDGFGSPVEAVHIRKQRELGRSARVWVDRHGSPALRYRFDVVGVLVIGQKIRIRHIPDAFPLK